In a genomic window of Mycolicibacter heraklionensis:
- a CDS encoding MBL fold metallo-hydrolase, translated as MSAGSPIQRVVTHGTFELDGGSWEVDNNIWIVGDDSDVVVFDAAHDAAPIIDAVNGRNVVAVVCTHGHNDHITVAPELGRALDAPVLLHPGDDMLWQMTHPDSDFRAVADGDTLTVGGLELRALHTPGHSPGSVCWHAPDLGAVFSGDTLFCGGPGATGRSFSDFPTILASISVRLGELPAETVVYTGHGDSTRIGDELVHYDEWVARGH; from the coding sequence GTGAGCGCCGGCAGCCCGATTCAGCGGGTCGTCACCCACGGCACATTCGAACTCGACGGCGGCAGTTGGGAAGTCGACAACAACATCTGGATCGTCGGTGACGATTCCGATGTGGTGGTCTTCGACGCCGCGCACGACGCGGCCCCGATCATCGACGCCGTCAACGGGCGCAACGTGGTGGCGGTGGTCTGCACGCACGGCCACAACGACCACATCACCGTGGCGCCGGAGCTGGGACGAGCGCTCGACGCACCGGTGCTGCTGCACCCCGGCGACGACATGTTGTGGCAGATGACGCACCCGGACAGCGACTTTCGTGCTGTAGCCGACGGCGACACGCTCACTGTCGGAGGCTTGGAACTGCGGGCACTGCACACCCCCGGTCACTCGCCGGGCTCGGTGTGCTGGCATGCGCCGGACCTGGGCGCGGTCTTCAGCGGCGACACCCTATTCTGCGGCGGCCCGGGGGCCACCGGCCGCTCGTTCTCGGACTTCCCGACGATCTTGGCGTCGATCTCCGTGCGGCTGGGCGAACTGCCGGCCGAGACTGTCGTCTACACCGGACACGGCGACAGCACGCGGATCGGTGACGAACTGGTCCACTACGACGAGTGGGTGGCGCGCGGCCACTGA
- a CDS encoding diacylglycerol kinase, translating into MTSREIRRITLLTNPAAGHGNARHAAERALARFQQRGVNVNHIVGSDARHARQLLDEALAAGTDAVVVAGGDGVISLALQSLALGDVPLGIIPAGTGNDHAREYGLPTGDPEAAADVVAEGRTETIDLGRITEDSGAVSWFGTVMAAGFDSLVSDRVNRMRWPHGRMRYNVAMVAEMSKLRLLPFRLTFDDDEPVDIELTLAAFGNTRSYGGGMLICPGADHADGLLDVTMVHSGSRTKLIRLFPTVFKGTHVLLDEVTTRRAKSIRVECPGINAYADGDYVAPLPVTVAAVPGALQILRRP; encoded by the coding sequence ATGACGAGCCGAGAAATCCGCCGGATCACGCTGCTGACCAACCCGGCGGCCGGACACGGCAATGCCCGGCATGCGGCGGAGCGGGCGCTGGCGCGGTTCCAGCAGCGCGGCGTCAACGTCAACCACATCGTCGGCTCCGACGCCCGCCACGCGCGGCAGTTGCTCGACGAGGCGCTGGCGGCCGGAACGGATGCCGTGGTGGTGGCCGGCGGCGACGGTGTCATCTCACTGGCGTTGCAGTCATTGGCGCTCGGTGACGTGCCGCTGGGGATCATCCCGGCCGGCACCGGCAACGACCACGCCCGGGAATACGGTTTGCCCACCGGCGATCCCGAGGCGGCCGCCGACGTCGTCGCCGAAGGCCGCACCGAGACGATCGATCTGGGCCGCATCACCGAAGACAGCGGCGCGGTGTCCTGGTTCGGCACCGTGATGGCGGCCGGTTTCGATTCGCTGGTGAGCGACCGCGTCAATCGGATGCGCTGGCCGCACGGCCGGATGCGCTACAACGTGGCCATGGTGGCGGAGATGTCCAAGCTACGGCTGCTGCCGTTCCGCCTGACGTTCGACGACGACGAGCCGGTGGACATCGAGCTGACGCTGGCGGCGTTCGGCAACACCCGCAGCTACGGCGGCGGCATGTTGATCTGCCCGGGCGCCGATCACGCCGACGGCCTGCTGGATGTCACCATGGTGCACTCGGGTTCACGGACCAAGCTGATCCGGCTGTTCCCCACCGTGTTCAAGGGCACCCATGTGCTTCTCGATGAGGTGACCACCCGGCGGGCGAAGTCTATTCGAGTCGAGTGCCCCGGAATCAACGCTTACGCCGACGGTGACTACGTAGCCCCACTGCCGGTGACGGTGGCGGCGGTGCCGGGTGCGCTGCAAATCCTGCGCCGTCCCTAG
- a CDS encoding AraC family transcriptional regulator encodes MSVVRGTALSGYPELVTELGGDPAALLAAAGVPGGSVGAHDVFVPYRAVILAVESAAYATGCPDFGRRLALRQDIGNFGPLGVAARTAATVGGGFSIVERFLSAYSPAISARIIPGGRAGGSARLDAGEGKLGPPHEPGESFYAFEVLIERSPPHPQTTELSLGVSLGIMRMMFDAPYSPLSVHLPHEALTPVRDYLAYFGCRPYFAQPVAGFTFRTVDLDRPLHRDDQAHQAMVRYLRGITAESPGIAASVRAIARQLLPTGTVNLELIAGQLGLHPKALHRRLAAEGTTFAALVDGVRREAAHRYLRDTDISLAHLTRELGYAEQSVLSRSCQRWFGCSASSHRKAVRAATGFDGRG; translated from the coding sequence ATGTCGGTGGTGCGCGGCACCGCGCTGTCCGGATACCCGGAGCTGGTCACCGAGCTCGGCGGTGATCCCGCGGCATTGCTGGCCGCAGCCGGGGTGCCGGGCGGATCGGTCGGAGCCCACGACGTCTTCGTGCCGTACCGCGCAGTGATCCTGGCCGTTGAGTCTGCAGCGTATGCCACCGGTTGCCCGGATTTCGGGCGCCGGCTGGCGCTGCGTCAGGACATCGGCAACTTCGGGCCGCTGGGTGTGGCCGCACGCACCGCGGCCACCGTCGGCGGCGGGTTCTCGATCGTGGAGCGGTTCCTATCCGCCTACAGTCCGGCGATCTCAGCGCGCATCATCCCGGGCGGCCGTGCCGGCGGTTCAGCGAGGCTCGACGCAGGAGAGGGGAAGCTGGGACCGCCGCATGAACCCGGCGAGTCGTTCTATGCGTTCGAGGTGCTCATCGAGCGATCCCCGCCGCACCCGCAGACCACCGAGCTGTCGCTGGGGGTCTCACTGGGAATCATGCGGATGATGTTCGACGCCCCGTATTCGCCACTGTCGGTGCACCTTCCGCACGAGGCGCTCACCCCGGTGCGCGACTATCTGGCCTACTTCGGCTGCCGCCCCTACTTCGCGCAACCGGTGGCCGGGTTCACCTTTCGCACCGTCGATCTGGACCGACCCCTGCACCGGGACGACCAGGCCCACCAGGCCATGGTGCGCTATCTGCGTGGCATCACCGCCGAGTCCCCGGGCATCGCGGCGTCGGTGCGTGCGATCGCTCGCCAGCTGTTGCCCACCGGCACCGTGAACCTCGAGCTGATCGCCGGCCAGCTCGGCCTGCATCCGAAGGCGCTGCACCGGCGACTGGCCGCCGAGGGGACTACGTTCGCCGCCCTGGTCGACGGGGTCCGCCGGGAGGCCGCTCACCGCTACCTGCGTGACACCGACATCAGCCTGGCGCACCTCACGCGCGAGCTCGGCTACGCCGAACAGAGCGTGCTCAGCCGGTCCTGTCAGCGCTGGTTCGGCTGCAGCGCGAGCAGTCACCGCAAGGCCGTCCGCGCGGCGACCGGGTTCGACGGCCGAGGCTAG
- a CDS encoding DUF3145 domain-containing protein: protein MRATNQFADVTSGVVYIHASPAAVCPHVEWALTSALGARNGQAKLNWTPQPAMPGQLRAVVNWVGPVGTGAQLASALRSWSVLRFEVTEDPSAGVDGQRFSHTPQLGLWSGTMSANGDVMVGENRLRTLMAAGADALAADLETVLGTAWDDALEAYRDGGEGAEVSWLSRGVG, encoded by the coding sequence ATGCGCGCGACGAATCAATTCGCCGACGTGACCAGCGGCGTGGTGTACATCCACGCCTCGCCCGCGGCGGTGTGCCCGCACGTCGAGTGGGCACTGACCTCGGCTTTGGGTGCCCGAAACGGCCAGGCGAAGCTCAACTGGACGCCGCAACCGGCCATGCCGGGACAGCTGCGAGCCGTGGTCAACTGGGTCGGTCCGGTGGGCACCGGCGCCCAACTCGCCAGCGCGCTGCGCTCCTGGTCGGTGTTGCGGTTCGAGGTCACCGAGGATCCCAGCGCCGGAGTCGACGGCCAACGGTTCAGCCACACCCCGCAGCTCGGTCTGTGGAGCGGGACGATGAGCGCCAACGGCGACGTGATGGTCGGGGAGAACCGCCTGCGCACGCTGATGGCCGCCGGCGCCGACGCGCTCGCCGCGGACCTGGAAACGGTGCTGGGCACCGCCTGGGATGACGCGCTGGAGGCCTATCGCGACGGCGGTGAGGGCGCGGAGGTGTCCTGGCTCAGCCGCGGCGTGGGCTGA
- a CDS encoding SHOCT domain-containing protein encodes MSAQRAIGRIPVVVAAGLMTIGVIGFVVALILNVFVLDRYDAYGEVPIPGTGRVHLPAGEVTVNLHTRVISSPTGGGLPVPPISVTVTPPDGVPDPEFQESIGMTTTVNNDTRRRLWRIYVAEAGDYQIATDGQVGAYIAPRLAFGKPAGHSTLLWVFPVIFALGLVDLVAGRLLTARRRRSPTETVGSGTDFGHDRFVPEGEGIRIEQLKTITALRDSGALTEKEFAEEKRRILRGH; translated from the coding sequence GTGAGCGCGCAGCGGGCGATCGGACGCATTCCGGTCGTGGTGGCGGCCGGCCTGATGACCATCGGCGTGATCGGCTTTGTGGTTGCGCTGATTCTCAATGTCTTTGTGCTGGACCGCTACGACGCCTACGGCGAGGTGCCGATTCCAGGCACGGGCCGGGTACATCTGCCGGCGGGCGAGGTGACGGTGAATCTGCACACCCGGGTCATCTCCAGTCCCACCGGTGGCGGACTGCCGGTGCCACCGATCAGCGTGACGGTGACGCCACCGGACGGAGTGCCCGATCCAGAGTTCCAGGAAAGCATCGGGATGACCACCACGGTCAACAACGACACGCGGCGGCGGCTGTGGCGGATCTACGTAGCCGAGGCCGGCGACTACCAGATCGCCACCGACGGGCAGGTCGGGGCATATATCGCTCCGCGGCTGGCGTTCGGAAAGCCCGCCGGCCACTCGACGCTGCTCTGGGTGTTTCCGGTGATCTTCGCTCTCGGTCTCGTGGATCTGGTCGCAGGCCGGTTGTTGACGGCACGCCGTCGCCGCTCGCCGACGGAGACTGTCGGCAGCGGAACAGATTTCGGCCACGACCGGTTCGTTCCCGAGGGCGAAGGAATCCGCATCGAGCAGCTCAAGACGATCACGGCGCTGCGCGATTCCGGAGCGCTGACCGAGAAGGAGTTCGCCGAAGAGAAGCGGCGAATCCTGCGCGGGCACTGA
- a CDS encoding N-acyl-D-amino-acid deacylase family protein, producing MSFDTVIRGGRWFDGTGAPSAIRNIGIRDGHVAAISAEPLDEAGCGQVIDAAGKWVLPGLLDIHTHYDVEILVAPSLSESVRHGVTTVLVGSCSLSTIHVDGQDAGDLFGRVEAIPRRYVVDTIDAHKTWSSCEDYIASLEKLPLGPNVTAFIGHSDMRAATMGLDRATRSDARPTAAEQARMEQMLDEALEAGFVGMSSQQLLFDKMDGDVCRSRTLPSTYAKPKELRRLKSKLRRSGRILQAGPDVKNPFDVVSQLAQALGIFRRPLKTSLLAAADVKSNRWAIPAMVKASRMLTKLGADFRWQHLPVPFEVYADGIDLVIFEEFGSGAEALHLRESLERDELMRDESYRRRFRKDYENKYGPRVWHRDFFDAEIVDCPDASVIGKSFGQVGIERGGVHPVDAFLDLVLEHGSALRWHTTISNHRPEVLKKLAAEPGIQMGFSDAGAHLRNMAFYNMGLRLLRHVLDAQQSGQAFLSVEQAVHRLTGELADWYRIDAGHLRVGDRADVVVIDPAHLDDTLDTYVEEPFAQYGGMSRMVNRNDEAVSAVLVSGQAVVLDGQPTSVLGTQRTGSFLRADTRTPAVAAQAPVPAPGAQAAT from the coding sequence GTGAGCTTTGACACCGTGATTCGTGGCGGCCGGTGGTTCGACGGCACCGGCGCACCGTCGGCGATCCGCAACATCGGTATCCGCGACGGGCACGTCGCCGCCATCTCCGCCGAACCACTCGACGAGGCGGGCTGCGGCCAGGTGATCGACGCGGCCGGCAAGTGGGTGCTGCCCGGGCTGCTGGACATCCACACCCACTACGACGTCGAGATACTCGTCGCCCCCTCGCTGTCGGAGTCGGTGCGCCACGGCGTGACGACGGTGCTGGTGGGCTCGTGCTCGCTGTCCACCATCCACGTCGACGGCCAGGACGCCGGCGACCTGTTCGGACGGGTGGAGGCCATCCCGCGCCGGTACGTGGTCGACACGATCGATGCGCACAAGACCTGGTCGAGTTGTGAGGACTACATCGCCAGCCTGGAGAAGCTGCCGCTCGGCCCGAATGTGACTGCGTTCATTGGGCATTCGGACATGCGCGCCGCCACCATGGGACTGGACCGCGCCACCCGCTCCGACGCTCGGCCCACGGCGGCCGAGCAGGCCCGGATGGAACAGATGCTGGACGAGGCATTGGAAGCGGGATTCGTCGGAATGTCTTCGCAGCAGTTGCTTTTCGACAAGATGGACGGCGACGTCTGCCGCTCGCGCACGCTGCCGTCGACGTACGCCAAGCCCAAGGAATTGCGCCGGCTCAAGTCGAAGCTGCGCCGCAGCGGGCGGATTCTGCAGGCCGGCCCGGACGTCAAGAACCCCTTCGACGTGGTGTCCCAGCTGGCGCAGGCCCTGGGGATCTTCCGCCGCCCGCTCAAGACCAGCCTGCTGGCCGCCGCCGACGTCAAGAGCAACCGGTGGGCAATTCCGGCGATGGTCAAGGCCTCGCGCATGCTGACCAAGCTGGGCGCCGATTTCCGCTGGCAGCACCTGCCGGTGCCGTTCGAGGTGTACGCCGACGGCATCGATCTGGTGATCTTCGAAGAGTTCGGTTCGGGAGCCGAAGCGCTGCACCTGCGGGAATCGCTCGAGCGTGACGAGTTGATGCGCGACGAGTCCTACCGGCGACGCTTCCGCAAGGACTACGAAAACAAGTACGGCCCGCGGGTCTGGCACCGTGACTTCTTCGACGCCGAAATCGTCGACTGCCCCGACGCCTCGGTGATCGGAAAGTCCTTCGGGCAGGTCGGGATCGAGCGCGGCGGAGTGCATCCCGTCGACGCCTTCCTCGACCTTGTGCTGGAGCATGGCAGCGCCCTGCGCTGGCACACCACGATCTCCAACCACCGGCCCGAGGTGCTCAAGAAGCTCGCCGCCGAACCCGGCATCCAGATGGGCTTCTCGGACGCGGGCGCGCACCTGCGCAACATGGCGTTCTACAACATGGGGCTGCGGTTGCTGCGCCACGTCCTCGACGCTCAGCAGTCCGGGCAGGCGTTCTTGTCAGTCGAGCAGGCGGTGCACCGGTTGACCGGTGAACTGGCCGACTGGTACCGGATCGACGCCGGCCACCTGCGGGTCGGTGACCGCGCCGACGTGGTGGTCATCGACCCCGCCCACCTCGACGACACCCTGGACACCTACGTCGAGGAACCGTTCGCCCAGTACGGCGGGATGTCACGCATGGTGAACCGCAACGACGAAGCCGTCAGCGCGGTCTTGGTCTCCGGCCAGGCGGTGGTGCTCGACGGCCAGCCCACCAGTGTGCTTGGGACCCAACGCACCGGAAGTTTCCTGCGTGCCGACACCCGCACCCCGGCGGTCGCCGCGCAAGCCCCGGTGCCGGCACCGGGCGCGCAGGCGGCAACATAA
- a CDS encoding TetR/AcrR family transcriptional regulator, with product MLSTSNDEQVEVGERILDAAASCLLALGMERVTLAAIARRAGVSRPTVYRRWPDSRSVIAALLTSRITAAWGELEQPGTGREALVKRIVAVAARLRHDEVVMQVLHHAPDLAMVYIAQRMGSSQRRLVDLVAGELGDAQAAGGVRAGDPRQLAAMCLLITQSAIQSAQVVAPILDEDALSTELAYTLNRYLS from the coding sequence GTGCTGTCAACCAGTAATGACGAGCAGGTGGAGGTCGGGGAGCGGATCCTCGATGCCGCCGCGAGCTGCCTGCTTGCCTTGGGAATGGAGCGGGTGACGTTGGCGGCCATCGCGCGTCGCGCCGGGGTGAGCCGCCCGACGGTGTACCGGCGTTGGCCGGACAGCCGGTCGGTGATCGCCGCACTGCTGACTTCACGGATCACCGCCGCCTGGGGCGAGCTGGAGCAACCTGGAACGGGACGTGAGGCGCTGGTGAAGCGGATCGTCGCGGTTGCGGCGCGGCTGCGCCACGACGAGGTGGTGATGCAGGTGCTGCATCACGCACCCGATCTGGCGATGGTCTACATCGCCCAGCGGATGGGGTCCAGTCAACGGCGGTTGGTCGATCTGGTGGCCGGCGAACTCGGCGACGCCCAGGCCGCCGGCGGTGTGCGAGCCGGTGACCCACGCCAACTCGCCGCGATGTGTCTGTTGATCACCCAATCGGCGATCCAGTCCGCCCAAGTCGTCGCGCCCATCTTGGACGAGGACGCGCTCTCCACCGAACTGGCCTACACCCTGAACAGGTACCTCTCGTGA
- a CDS encoding S-(hydroxymethyl)mycothiol dehydrogenase gives MSQTVRGVISREKGKPVEMTDIVIPDPGANDVVVAITACGVCHTDLTYRDGGINDSYPFLLGHEASGTVESVGSAVTAVEPGDFVILNWRAVCGQCRACKRGRPHLCFDTFNASVPMTLTDGTELTPALGIGAFADKTLVHEGQCTKVDPSADPAVAGLLGCGVMAGLGAAINTGGVTRDDTVAVIGCGGVGDAAIAGAALVGARRIIAVDTDNTKLNWAREFGATHTINARELDPVETIQDLTDGFGADVVIDAVGRPETWKQAFYARDLAGTVVLVGVPTPDMTLEMPLIDFFSRGGALKSSWYGDCLPERDFPTLISLYLQGRLPLEKFVSERIGLGDVEKAFHRMHGGEVLRSVVVL, from the coding sequence ATGAGTCAGACAGTGCGCGGGGTGATCTCCCGTGAAAAGGGCAAGCCGGTCGAGATGACCGACATCGTCATCCCCGATCCCGGTGCCAACGATGTCGTCGTCGCCATCACCGCCTGCGGGGTCTGCCACACCGACCTGACCTACCGCGACGGCGGTATCAACGACAGCTACCCCTTCCTGCTGGGCCACGAGGCCTCCGGCACCGTCGAGTCGGTGGGATCGGCCGTCACCGCGGTCGAGCCCGGCGACTTCGTGATCCTGAACTGGCGCGCGGTGTGCGGACAGTGCCGCGCCTGCAAGCGCGGCCGCCCGCACCTGTGCTTCGACACCTTCAACGCCTCGGTTCCGATGACCCTGACCGACGGCACCGAACTCACCCCGGCGCTGGGCATCGGGGCGTTCGCCGACAAGACCCTGGTTCACGAAGGTCAGTGCACCAAGGTCGATCCGAGCGCTGACCCGGCGGTGGCGGGACTGTTGGGCTGCGGGGTGATGGCCGGTCTGGGCGCTGCGATCAACACCGGCGGCGTCACCCGCGACGACACCGTGGCGGTGATCGGATGCGGCGGCGTGGGCGACGCCGCGATCGCCGGCGCGGCCCTGGTGGGTGCCCGGCGCATCATCGCCGTCGACACCGACAACACCAAACTGAACTGGGCCCGTGAATTCGGCGCCACCCACACCATCAACGCCCGTGAGCTCGACCCGGTGGAGACCATCCAGGATCTCACCGACGGTTTCGGCGCCGACGTGGTGATCGATGCGGTCGGGCGCCCGGAGACCTGGAAGCAGGCGTTCTACGCCCGTGACCTGGCCGGAACCGTTGTGCTGGTGGGCGTTCCAACCCCGGATATGACGCTGGAGATGCCGCTGATCGACTTCTTCTCCCGCGGAGGGGCGCTGAAGTCGTCCTGGTACGGCGACTGCCTGCCCGAACGGGACTTCCCCACCCTGATCAGCCTGTACCTGCAGGGTCGGCTTCCGCTGGAGAAGTTCGTCTCCGAACGCATCGGGCTGGGCGATGTCGAGAAGGCATTCCATCGCATGCACGGCGGCGAAGTGCTGCGGTCGGTCGTGGTGCTGTGA
- a CDS encoding serine hydrolase domain-containing protein has protein sequence MSAAEAPSALSALDDWPVDHAAAAVVGPQGVLATHGDTARPFYLASVTKPLVARAVQVAVEEGAVELDTPAGPPGATVRHLLAHASGLSPDSDRVLAKPGTRRVYSNYGFAVLADTVQRESGIEFGRYLTEAVFEPLGMAASRLDGGAPAAGFGGTSTVADLAAFAGDLLTPATVSPQLHAEATRVQFPGLDGVLPGYGPQRPNDWGLGFEIRDGKTPHWTGTANSARTFGHFGQSGTLIWADPAIERALVVLTDRDFGDWVTGRWPALADAVVAAFGRD, from the coding sequence GTGTCCGCCGCTGAAGCCCCGTCCGCCCTCTCCGCCCTCGACGACTGGCCCGTCGACCACGCGGCCGCTGCCGTCGTCGGCCCCCAAGGCGTGCTGGCCACCCACGGCGACACCGCGCGGCCGTTCTACCTCGCGTCGGTGACCAAGCCCTTGGTGGCGCGGGCGGTGCAGGTCGCGGTGGAGGAGGGAGCCGTCGAACTCGACACCCCGGCCGGGCCGCCGGGTGCCACGGTGCGGCATCTGCTCGCGCACGCCTCCGGGCTGTCGCCGGACTCCGATCGGGTCCTGGCCAAGCCCGGCACCCGGCGGGTGTACTCCAACTACGGCTTCGCGGTGCTGGCCGACACGGTGCAGCGGGAGTCCGGGATCGAATTCGGCCGCTACCTGACCGAAGCGGTGTTCGAGCCGCTGGGCATGGCAGCCAGCCGGCTGGACGGGGGAGCGCCGGCGGCCGGTTTCGGAGGCACCTCGACCGTCGCGGACTTGGCCGCGTTCGCCGGTGACCTGCTGACGCCGGCCACGGTGTCGCCGCAGCTGCACGCCGAGGCCACCCGCGTGCAGTTTCCCGGCCTGGACGGCGTGTTGCCGGGTTACGGGCCGCAGCGGCCGAACGACTGGGGGCTGGGCTTCGAGATCCGGGACGGCAAAACGCCGCACTGGACCGGCACGGCCAACTCGGCGCGGACGTTCGGCCATTTCGGCCAGTCCGGCACCCTGATCTGGGCTGATCCGGCGATCGAGCGGGCGCTGGTGGTGCTCACCGACCGCGACTTCGGCGACTGGGTCACGGGCCGCTGGCCGGCCCTGGCCGACGCAGTGGTAGCCGCGTTCGGCCGGGACTAG
- a CDS encoding FAD-binding oxidoreductase, with protein MKWNAWGDPAAAKPLSDGIRQLLKAALGVEGTSAPERDPSQVSLTPSALTDADHAALAAIVGDGHCRTDHTARLLHAGGKSTLDLLRRNDSGTQDAPDAVLLPGSDDEVAAILDYCSQHAIAVVPFGGGTSVVGGLDPIRGDFAAVVSVDLRRFDALLNLDEVSGEAEFGAGVTGPDAERLLGERGFSLGHFPQSFQFATLGGYAATRSSGQDSAGYGRFDDMVRGLRMITPAGVLDLGRAPASAAGPDLRQLVLGSEGVFGVITRVRVRVHPVPATTRYEAWSFPDFATGAAALRAVTQTGAGPTVIRLSDEAETGVNLATTEQIGEQQITGGCLAITLFEGTAEHTESRHAETRAVLAAHRGTSLGEEPARAWEHGRFGAPYLRDSLLAAGALCETLETATDWAGVPALKTAVTEALTTALGDSGTPALVLCHISHVYPTGASLYFTVVAGQRGNPIEQWQAAKAAAGDAIMRAGGTITHHHAVGADHRPWMSEEVGELGVQVLRAVKATLDPAGILNPGKLIP; from the coding sequence ATGAAGTGGAACGCCTGGGGCGATCCGGCAGCGGCCAAGCCTTTGAGCGATGGCATCCGTCAACTGCTCAAGGCAGCCCTGGGCGTGGAAGGCACTAGCGCCCCGGAACGCGATCCCAGCCAGGTGTCGCTCACGCCGTCGGCATTGACCGACGCTGACCACGCCGCGTTGGCGGCGATCGTCGGCGACGGGCACTGCCGCACCGATCACACCGCACGGCTGCTGCACGCCGGGGGCAAATCCACGCTGGATCTGCTGCGGCGCAATGATTCCGGCACCCAAGATGCGCCCGACGCGGTGCTGCTGCCCGGCAGTGACGACGAAGTCGCCGCCATCCTCGACTACTGCAGCCAGCACGCCATCGCGGTGGTCCCGTTCGGCGGCGGCACCAGCGTCGTCGGCGGGCTCGACCCGATCCGCGGCGACTTCGCTGCCGTCGTGAGCGTGGACCTGCGCCGATTCGATGCCCTGTTGAACCTCGACGAAGTCTCCGGCGAGGCGGAATTCGGCGCCGGGGTGACCGGGCCCGACGCCGAGCGACTGCTCGGTGAGCGCGGTTTCTCGTTGGGCCATTTTCCGCAGAGCTTCCAGTTCGCCACCCTGGGCGGGTACGCCGCCACCCGCTCCTCGGGCCAGGACTCGGCCGGCTATGGCCGCTTCGACGACATGGTCCGCGGCCTGCGGATGATCACCCCGGCCGGCGTGCTGGACCTGGGCCGCGCCCCGGCCTCAGCGGCCGGACCGGACCTGCGCCAGCTGGTGCTGGGCTCGGAGGGTGTCTTCGGCGTCATCACCCGCGTGCGGGTGCGCGTGCATCCGGTGCCGGCGACCACCCGCTACGAGGCGTGGTCGTTCCCGGACTTCGCCACCGGCGCCGCGGCCCTGCGCGCCGTCACTCAGACCGGCGCCGGACCGACCGTCATCCGGCTGTCCGACGAAGCCGAGACCGGCGTGAACCTGGCCACCACCGAGCAGATCGGCGAGCAACAGATCACCGGCGGCTGCCTGGCGATCACGCTGTTCGAGGGGACCGCCGAGCACACCGAAAGCCGGCACGCAGAAACCCGGGCGGTGCTGGCCGCGCACCGCGGCACGTCGCTGGGCGAAGAACCGGCGCGCGCCTGGGAGCACGGCCGTTTCGGCGCGCCGTACCTGCGCGATTCGCTGCTGGCTGCCGGGGCGCTGTGCGAAACGCTGGAGACCGCCACCGACTGGGCCGGCGTTCCGGCGCTCAAGACGGCGGTCACCGAGGCACTGACCACCGCACTGGGCGACAGCGGGACGCCCGCGCTGGTGTTATGCCATATCTCGCACGTCTACCCGACCGGCGCGTCGCTCTACTTCACTGTGGTCGCCGGCCAGCGCGGCAACCCCATCGAACAGTGGCAGGCCGCGAAAGCCGCTGCCGGCGATGCGATCATGCGCGCGGGCGGAACCATCACCCACCACCACGCCGTCGGCGCCGATCACCGGCCGTGGATGAGCGAAGAGGTCGGCGAGCTGGGTGTGCAGGTGCTGCGAGCAGTCAAGGCCACGCTGGATCCGGCCGGAATCCTCAACCCCGGCAAACTGATTCCATGA